A region of Plantactinospora sp. BC1 DNA encodes the following proteins:
- a CDS encoding ABC transporter ATP-binding protein, translating to MRRPDDNAVERPDLRSAAVLFRWIAKRQWRLLVYGCTLAVVAMGTRSLIPAGVGRAVDALVAGGTDGVFARWVGAVGAVGVLSTVASVWAHRVSVSIRLAAGFRVQRLTVGHVAGLGDTVRRRLVAGEVVALSGIESANVGFALVAAANLAGAVASVVVIAVLLLAASPALGAVVVLGVPVTLAAVGAFAAPLQRRQRRVGDALAGAASVAADVAAGLRVLRGIGGEQNVLARYHRASQQVRHTAVVTARTQATMYAAQVLLPGLVLVTVTWLGARAAAAGRISAGELAAFYGYAAFLFLPLSAASDAVVALTRGLVSARRVHALLTIGRDRPEPARPLSPPDGDVGLVDHDYGVTVRPGTLTAIVCLDPGDAVAVPARLAGYAAGDVRLGGVPLDRLPLAELRRRVLLVDADAVLFAGTLAETLDPPRAGRGVPPELALATAAADDLLSGDPAGWSRPVTEQGRSLSAGQRQRLALARALVADPDVLLLDEPTSALDAHTEARVAESLPGTRAGRTTVLLTASPLLLARAEHVVLVEGGRAVAEGNHPSLLADDERYREHVGRGAAETAVRP from the coding sequence GTGCGCCGACCCGACGACAATGCCGTGGAGCGGCCGGACCTGCGTTCCGCAGCCGTGCTGTTCCGCTGGATCGCCAAGCGGCAGTGGCGGTTGCTGGTGTACGGCTGCACGCTCGCCGTCGTCGCGATGGGCACCCGGAGCCTCATCCCGGCCGGGGTGGGACGGGCCGTCGACGCGCTGGTGGCCGGCGGAACGGACGGTGTCTTCGCCCGGTGGGTCGGCGCGGTCGGCGCGGTGGGGGTGCTGAGCACGGTGGCGAGCGTCTGGGCGCACCGGGTCTCCGTGTCGATCCGGCTGGCAGCCGGCTTCCGGGTGCAGCGGCTCACGGTCGGGCACGTGGCCGGGCTGGGCGACACCGTCCGGCGCCGACTCGTCGCCGGTGAGGTGGTGGCGCTCTCCGGGATCGAGTCGGCGAACGTGGGGTTCGCGTTGGTCGCGGCGGCGAACCTGGCCGGGGCGGTCGCCTCGGTGGTCGTCATCGCGGTACTCCTGCTGGCGGCGTCACCCGCGCTGGGCGCCGTGGTCGTGCTCGGGGTGCCGGTCACGCTCGCGGCGGTCGGCGCGTTCGCCGCACCGCTGCAACGCCGTCAGCGCCGGGTCGGCGACGCGCTCGCCGGGGCCGCGTCGGTCGCCGCCGACGTCGCGGCCGGGCTGCGGGTCCTGCGCGGCATCGGCGGCGAGCAGAACGTCCTGGCCCGCTACCACCGCGCCTCGCAGCAGGTGCGCCACACCGCGGTCGTCACGGCCCGGACCCAGGCCACGATGTACGCCGCACAGGTGCTGCTGCCCGGTCTGGTGCTGGTCACCGTCACCTGGCTCGGGGCGCGGGCCGCCGCGGCGGGCCGGATCAGCGCGGGCGAACTGGCCGCCTTCTACGGCTACGCCGCCTTCCTCTTCCTGCCGCTGAGCGCGGCGTCGGACGCGGTCGTCGCGCTGACCCGGGGGCTGGTCTCGGCACGCCGGGTGCACGCGCTGCTGACGATCGGGCGGGACCGGCCCGAACCGGCCCGGCCGCTCTCCCCGCCGGACGGGGACGTCGGGCTGGTCGACCACGACTACGGAGTGACCGTACGACCGGGCACGCTCACCGCGATCGTCTGCCTCGACCCGGGCGACGCCGTGGCGGTACCGGCCCGGCTGGCCGGCTACGCGGCCGGGGACGTCCGCCTCGGCGGCGTACCCCTGGATCGGCTGCCCCTGGCGGAGCTGCGGCGGCGGGTGCTCCTCGTCGACGCGGACGCGGTGCTCTTCGCCGGCACGCTGGCGGAGACCCTCGACCCGCCCCGCGCCGGCCGTGGCGTGCCGCCGGAGCTGGCCCTGGCCACGGCGGCGGCCGATGACCTGCTCAGCGGTGACCCGGCGGGCTGGTCCCGGCCGGTGACCGAGCAGGGCCGCTCCCTGTCGGCCGGGCAACGGCAGCGGCTGGCCCTGGCCCGGGCGCTGGTCGCCGACCCGGACGTGCTGCTGCTGGACGAACCGACGAGCGCGCTGGACGCCCACACCGAGGCGCGGGTGGCGGAGTCGTTGCCGGGGACCCGGGCCGGACGGACCACGGTGCTGCTGACCGCGAGCCCGCTGCTGCTGGCCCGGGCGGAGCACGTCGTGCTGGTCGAGGGCGGGCGGGCGGTGGCCGAGGGCAACCATCCGAGCCTGCTCGCCGATGACGAGCGCTACCGCGAACACGTCGGCCGGGGCGCCGCCGAGACGGCGGTACGACCGTGA
- a CDS encoding ABC transporter ATP-binding protein: MSAPALPVASGRAVWAYARELLAAHRGRLGLILGLHVVAAAAALVGPRLLGSIVDAVQRGTPVARVDTLAAGYAGVLLVQAAFVLAARRRAALLAEELLARIRERFMDRVLRLPLPLVERAPAGDLLTRVTSDVESLSYALRSAVPEVVVAAAVATLTVGAMLLTDVTLALCLAAGLPLLILGTRRYLRRAPAGYRAETAAWARVNAVVHETVAGARTVEALRLGPRRISDTDRAIAEVRAAERHTLRLRTEWLPGVELSYLLTVLAALILGAVQYQRGAVSLGDVVAVTVYAWLLVEPLDALVGWLDELQLASAALARVVGVQNAAEQGAACRPTETSIRPDGNGVRVHAVGFGYDATPVLHEVSLTVAPGERLALVGPSGAGKSTLVRLVSGIDLPDGGTVEIGGVPTHALPPEVLRGYVAMLTQENHVFAGSLRDNVRLPLPPDVDADVVRALRTVDALGWAEALPQGLETRVGAGGHALSAAQSQQLALARLVLVDPAVLILDEATAALSPRSARRLERSLAALLAGRTVIAVAHKLHTAHDADRVAVLDGGRLIEVGRHEELVATDGVYARLWRAWHGQA; this comes from the coding sequence GTGAGCGCCCCCGCCCTGCCGGTCGCGTCCGGCCGCGCGGTCTGGGCGTACGCCCGCGAACTGCTTGCCGCGCACCGTGGCCGGCTCGGCCTGATCCTCGGGCTGCACGTCGTGGCGGCGGCCGCCGCGCTGGTCGGCCCGCGCCTGCTCGGCTCCATCGTGGACGCCGTGCAGCGCGGCACCCCGGTCGCCCGGGTCGACACGCTCGCCGCCGGCTACGCCGGTGTGCTGCTGGTCCAGGCGGCGTTCGTGCTGGCGGCCCGCCGCCGCGCCGCCCTCCTCGCCGAGGAGCTGCTGGCCCGGATCCGGGAGCGGTTCATGGACCGGGTGCTGCGGCTGCCGCTGCCACTGGTCGAGCGGGCCCCGGCCGGCGACCTGCTGACCCGGGTCACCTCCGACGTCGAGTCGCTGTCGTACGCGCTGCGCTCCGCCGTACCCGAGGTGGTGGTCGCGGCGGCCGTGGCGACGCTGACCGTCGGTGCGATGCTGCTCACCGACGTGACGCTCGCGCTCTGCCTGGCGGCCGGGCTGCCGCTGCTGATCCTCGGCACCCGGCGGTACCTGCGCCGCGCTCCCGCCGGCTACCGGGCCGAAACCGCGGCGTGGGCGAGGGTGAACGCGGTGGTGCACGAGACCGTGGCCGGGGCGCGGACGGTCGAGGCGCTGCGGCTCGGCCCGAGGCGGATCTCCGACACCGACCGGGCGATCGCCGAGGTGCGTGCCGCCGAACGCCACACGCTGCGGCTGCGGACCGAATGGCTGCCCGGTGTCGAGCTGTCGTACCTGCTGACGGTGCTGGCGGCGCTGATCCTCGGCGCGGTGCAGTACCAGCGCGGCGCGGTGAGCCTCGGTGACGTCGTCGCGGTGACCGTCTACGCGTGGCTGCTGGTCGAACCGCTCGACGCGCTGGTCGGCTGGCTCGACGAACTCCAGCTCGCCTCGGCCGCGCTCGCCCGGGTCGTCGGGGTGCAGAACGCGGCGGAGCAGGGTGCGGCGTGCCGCCCGACGGAGACCTCGATCCGCCCCGACGGCAACGGGGTACGGGTGCACGCGGTGGGCTTCGGCTACGACGCCACGCCGGTACTGCACGAGGTGAGCCTGACGGTCGCCCCCGGCGAACGGCTCGCGCTCGTCGGGCCCAGCGGGGCCGGCAAGAGCACCCTGGTACGCCTCGTCAGCGGCATCGACCTGCCCGACGGCGGGACCGTCGAGATCGGCGGGGTGCCGACACACGCGCTGCCGCCCGAGGTCCTGCGCGGGTACGTCGCGATGCTGACCCAGGAGAACCACGTCTTCGCCGGGTCGCTGCGCGACAACGTACGGCTACCGCTGCCGCCGGACGTCGACGCCGACGTGGTACGGGCGCTCCGGACCGTCGACGCGCTCGGCTGGGCCGAGGCGCTGCCGCAGGGGCTGGAGACCCGGGTCGGTGCGGGCGGGCATGCCCTCTCCGCAGCGCAGTCCCAGCAGCTCGCGCTGGCCCGGCTGGTCCTGGTCGATCCGGCGGTGCTGATCCTCGACGAGGCGACCGCGGCGCTGAGCCCGCGCTCGGCCCGGCGCCTCGAACGGTCGCTGGCCGCCCTGCTCGCCGGGCGGACCGTCATCGCGGTCGCACACAAGCTGCACACCGCGCACGACGCCGACCGGGTGGCGGTGCTCGACGGGGGCCGGCTGATCGAGGTGGGCCGGCACGAGGAGCTGGTGGCCACCGACGGCGTGTACGCCAGGCTCTGGCGGGCCTGGCACGGTCAGGCGTAG
- a CDS encoding TauD/TfdA family dioxygenase produces the protein MLIRPAVPGVQLDQWAVAHRDVIEEHLLASGAVLLRGSGITDPARFDAFMAALYPDLVAEHERSSPRHQVSGNVYTSTDHPADQSIFLHNEMSYSVRWPMRIGFCCVTAPATGGATPIAGTREVLDLLPVPVREEFARRGVRYVRNYGDGLGLPWQTSFHTDDRAEVERYCQENGLTAEWKDGDRLRTTRVAPAFARHPTTGETVWFNHATFFHVSTLEPTLRDALLADFGPYGVPTNSFYGDGEPIEPETLAILHAAYDRATVSFPWQEGDVLLLDNMLAAHGRAPFTGRRKVVVAMADPVEATYA, from the coding sequence GTGCTGATCCGTCCGGCGGTGCCCGGCGTGCAGCTCGACCAGTGGGCCGTGGCGCACCGGGACGTGATCGAGGAACACCTGCTGGCCTCCGGCGCCGTACTGCTGCGCGGCTCCGGCATCACCGACCCGGCCCGGTTCGACGCGTTCATGGCGGCGCTCTATCCCGACCTCGTCGCCGAACACGAGCGGTCGTCACCACGGCACCAGGTCAGTGGCAACGTCTACACCTCCACCGACCACCCGGCCGACCAGTCGATCTTCCTGCACAACGAGATGTCGTACTCGGTCCGCTGGCCGATGCGGATCGGCTTCTGCTGCGTCACGGCGCCCGCCACCGGCGGCGCGACGCCGATCGCCGGCACCCGCGAGGTCCTCGACCTGCTGCCGGTGCCGGTGCGGGAGGAGTTCGCCCGCCGTGGCGTGCGGTACGTGCGCAACTACGGCGACGGGTTGGGCCTGCCGTGGCAGACCTCGTTCCACACCGACGACCGGGCCGAGGTGGAGCGCTACTGCCAGGAGAACGGTCTCACCGCCGAGTGGAAGGACGGCGACCGGCTGCGCACCACCCGGGTCGCGCCGGCATTCGCCCGGCACCCCACGACCGGGGAGACGGTGTGGTTCAACCACGCCACCTTCTTCCACGTCTCCACTTTGGAGCCGACCCTCCGGGACGCCCTGCTGGCCGACTTCGGGCCGTACGGCGTGCCGACGAACAGCTTCTACGGCGACGGCGAGCCGATCGAGCCGGAGACGCTGGCGATCCTGCACGCCGCGTACGACCGGGCGACCGTCTCCTTCCCCTGGCAGGAGGGGGACGTGCTGCTGCTGGACAACATGCTGGCCGCGCACGGCCGGGCCCCGTTCACCGGGCGCCGGAAGGTCGTGGTGGCGATGGCCGACCCGGTCGAGGCCACCTACGCCTGA
- a CDS encoding MbtH family protein, whose protein sequence is MAFDDDQDDRRYTVVVNDEEQYSIWLADREIPAGWREVGRTGSKSECLEHISEVWTDMRPLSLRRSMEATA, encoded by the coding sequence ATGGCCTTCGACGACGATCAGGACGACCGGCGGTACACGGTCGTGGTGAATGACGAGGAGCAGTACTCCATCTGGCTGGCCGACCGGGAGATCCCGGCCGGGTGGCGGGAGGTGGGCCGCACGGGCAGCAAGTCGGAGTGCCTGGAGCACATCAGCGAGGTGTGGACCGACATGCGCCCGCTGAGCCTGCGCCGGTCGATGGAGGCGACGGCCTGA
- a CDS encoding pyridoxal-phosphate dependent enzyme — MGSPLRLAAHTDTPLWPVLVRRRGGEHPLWLKLELFNPTGSIKYRTAVGLVAALDAERPLAPGTQVVESTSGNLGLALARVLSLLHCHLTVVVDPKVPATVRDRLRAEGAVVAPVDERDTHGGYLLTRLARVRELCAEDPALRWPDQYSNPANPGVHRDITARELLRQTGGDLDAVLVAVSTGGTLVGISEGVRQARPGVRIYAVDVQGSLVTRDVGRSHLLTGIGSSRKSSFLRPGHYDEALRVRDVEAFAYCRMFLDDTGLAIGGSGGAVLAAYVGGLPAATGGPRRPVAVIPDGGDNYGVTVYDDGWLARHGVLDETRAVQEAARADGVGFDGSALAAPLGGWRR, encoded by the coding sequence GTGGGCTCCCCGCTGCGGCTGGCCGCACACACCGACACGCCCCTGTGGCCGGTGCTGGTGCGTCGGCGGGGCGGCGAGCATCCGCTCTGGCTGAAGCTGGAGCTCTTCAACCCCACCGGCTCGATCAAGTACCGCACGGCGGTCGGGCTGGTCGCGGCGCTGGACGCCGAACGCCCGCTGGCGCCGGGCACCCAGGTCGTGGAGTCGACCTCGGGAAACCTCGGCCTCGCCCTGGCCCGGGTGCTCTCGCTGCTGCACTGCCACCTCACGGTCGTGGTCGACCCGAAGGTGCCGGCCACCGTACGCGACCGGCTGCGCGCCGAGGGCGCGGTGGTGGCGCCGGTGGACGAGCGGGACACCCACGGCGGCTACCTGCTCACCCGCCTGGCCCGGGTACGCGAGCTGTGTGCGGAGGACCCGGCACTGCGCTGGCCCGACCAGTACTCCAACCCGGCCAACCCGGGGGTGCACCGGGACATCACGGCCCGCGAGCTGCTCCGCCAGACCGGCGGCGACCTCGACGCGGTACTGGTCGCGGTGAGCACCGGCGGCACGCTCGTCGGGATCAGCGAGGGAGTGCGGCAGGCCCGGCCGGGCGTGCGGATCTACGCGGTCGACGTCCAGGGTTCGCTGGTGACCCGGGACGTCGGCCGCTCGCACCTGCTCACCGGCATCGGCTCCAGCCGCAAGTCGTCGTTCCTGCGCCCGGGGCACTACGACGAGGCGCTCCGGGTGCGTGACGTGGAAGCCTTCGCGTACTGCCGGATGTTCCTCGACGACACCGGCCTCGCGATCGGGGGATCGGGCGGGGCGGTCCTCGCCGCCTACGTCGGGGGGCTGCCGGCGGCCACGGGCGGGCCCCGCCGGCCGGTGGCGGTCATCCCGGACGGCGGGGACAACTACGGCGTCACCGTGTACGACGACGGGTGGCTGGCCCGGCACGGCGTGCTGGACGAGACCCGGGCGGTCCAGGAGGCGGCCCGGGCGGACGGGGTCGGCTTCGACGGGTCGGCGCTGGCCGCCCCGCTCGGCGGCTGGCGGCGCTGA
- the panD gene encoding aspartate 1-decarboxylase, with product MFRTMVKSKIHRATVTQADLNYIGSLTVDLDLLDAADLIAGEQVHVVNVTNGARLVTYLIEGERGSGIISVNGAGARLAHPGDILIIIGYGVADTETESVKPKVVFVDGNNRIADLGHLLDR from the coding sequence GTGTTTCGTACGATGGTGAAATCGAAAATCCACCGGGCCACGGTCACCCAGGCCGACCTGAACTACATCGGCTCGCTTACCGTCGACCTCGACCTGCTCGACGCCGCCGATCTCATCGCCGGTGAGCAGGTGCACGTGGTCAACGTGACCAACGGCGCCCGCCTGGTGACCTACCTGATCGAGGGGGAGCGCGGCTCCGGGATCATCAGCGTGAACGGGGCCGGCGCCCGGCTGGCCCACCCCGGCGACATCCTGATCATCATCGGGTACGGCGTCGCCGACACCGAGACGGAGTCCGTGAAGCCGAAGGTCGTGTTCGTCGACGGGAACAACCGGATAGCGGATCTCGGCCACCTCCTCGACCGCTGA